In Quercus robur chromosome 11, dhQueRobu3.1, whole genome shotgun sequence, the following proteins share a genomic window:
- the LOC126705061 gene encoding secreted RxLR effector protein 161-like, with product MSPNVKLTVDLLGKSVDPSLYRSMIDSLLYLTASRPDISYSVGVCVRYQANPKESHMTALKRIIKYVKTIAEFGVWYSKDTSDVLAGYFDADWAGNADDRKSTSGGCFYVGNNLVFWMSKK from the coding sequence atgagcccaaatgttaaactcactgttGACTTGTTAGGTAAAAGTGTTGATCCTTCtctatatagaagcatgatagatagtcttctttaccttactgCTAGCAGACCTGACATTAGTTACAGTGTTGGAGTGTGTGTTAGATATCAGGCTAATCCCAAAGAGTCTCATATGACTGCTTTAAAgagaatcataaagtatgtTAAAACCATTGCTGAGTTTGGTGTGTGGTACAGCAAGGACACAAGTGATGTCCTAGCTGGGTACtttgatgctgattgggctgggaatgctgatgatagaaagagtacttCAGGGGGTTGTTTCtatgtgggtaataatcttgtcttttggatgagtaaaaagtAG